The sequence TAACCTGCATCCTTCAGGGTTTTTAAAATCACGTCAATTGGAGATATAGTTATCCCAGTAGCTACACTTTTTATCCTGTCCGTAATATCATAATACACAGATGCCGCTACCGGGGCAAGTTCTTCGAGGGAGAACCTTTTATAAATAGGTTTGCCATTCACGTCTTTCTCCGTATACCTCAAAACGCCTTCCAGTCCTCGATATAATACCTCAGCAAAGTCTGCGTTAATTACATCTCCATCCCCTACAGGAGCGCCCGTTTCATTCTCAAGGGTTTCTAAAAAGCTACCCATTGTTGATGAAAACGCTATTACTGGCTTCTTACCTTCTTTTAATCTCATGATAGCTCTCTCTGCCACTGATGCAGCTTTAATAGAGAAAAGCATTTGATTTATTACCTGGAAGATTTTACTAAAATATGGTTGGTTATCAACTCCAGCTTGTGACGTTCCCTTTCGCAATTCAGTTTCCTTACCTTCGGCAGCCGCCACTTTATCCAATTCCTTAACTATCTTATTAACATACAGATCCTGGAAGGCTATAATATCTCTTAAAATTGAAGTAATGTTATCCGAAATTGCCCTATGTTCCTGCGCCTGGTCCGTTAAAGTAATATAATTCACTTCTACTCCCTCAAAACTCCTTTCCCTACGTAGCATTTGCCCCTCCGCGACCAATTGCGCGCTCAGAATTTCCTGTAAAGCAACTCCGCCACGCGAAATAGCATCTACCAGCTCCTCCTTACTCATTGTACAATCAGCAATTGCTGTCTTTAGCGCATAAATCGGCATATTATCCGGCCTCTTTGCGAAAGTGGCGCTAAGGAAAACAACACCTTTCGCCGCTGCAACCACATTCTGTAAAAACGCCCCGGTATTTGAACTGCCACTACTATTATGTGATTCATCAAGAATTACAATACTATTCTGCGCAACTTCTGCTAAAAATAACGGTTTGTCCGGCTTTTTATCTGGACTACTAAATTGTGAATAGGTTGCGACAACATAGTCATACCCTGCAGGTAGTTCTCGTCTTTGGAATATGCTCTTCTGCTGTTCCACAGGAAGCGCCTGGTAAACAACATTACCGTCCTGGTCTTTAATATCTGTTTTGGACTCCTTTGAATTAACAATAAATGGCCGTAGATGCGCACTGCCAATGGCCAAAAGATCCCTGTAAATATCACTGAACAGGTTAGATTTTTCAGTTAAGAATATTGGTTTCAAATTTTGCTGTATAGCATACCTAATGATTGCGGCAGCAATTCTACCCTTGCCTATTCCTGTCTGATCCCCGATGATCATTCCCTGATTTTTGGCCTCTATATTATAAATAGCAGTTCCAACTGCATCTATTTGTTCAGCAGCTAAAGCATTACACAGTTCCATCTTCGAATTGAATCCTAATCGATGCCTGACAAAATTATCCATATCCCCACCAACCTCGATTCTAATCCTATCAATCGAAGACTGCGTCTCAAAAGACATACTGTCCGGCACCTGGGTATCTAACACAACACATGCATTAGATGCAGGCTGATAAGGAGCTTCCAAAGAGCCTAAAAGATCATTATCCAGCATTTCCCTTAACTGCCTTGCTCTTTGCTCATTCTCCTTTCTCTTCCTGATTTGGCTTTGTTTTACCCTTTTCATAATTCTATCATATAGCTCATAAAAGTCTCCGAATACAATATCATTTTCTGAGTCAAATAGCGGCGTAGCCCCAATCGGTTTATCCTTTCTACCATCGATTAAGATCAGCCGTACATTAACTGCCGTTCCCTGGCGGCTATATAATTTCTTACCGTCAATGTTAATGACATCATCAACATGGAACCGGCTGTATAAATAATTAAAAAAAATCCTATCACTTATTGGCTGTACCCTTCCCAGGTCATCCCACCATGTATTTCCACCAATAATTATTGCGGCCCTACCATTATCCTTCATCGTCTCCAATGCCCGAATCGCCATTAAGTGTTCCAGTGAAGTAATTTTATAGTCCTCCACCATAAAGGGCTTCACCAAATTGCCGAACGGAGGATTAGTTAAAACAGCCGAAAAATATTTAGCATATTGCTTAAATGGAATTGTCGCATCCTGTTGTAAGACATTATAAAATCCCTGTGCATGCAGGTTCGTATTTCTTAAATTATCAATCTCATTCACTATTACATTCCTGGGATTCGCAGCAATAGTTAATAACCCATTCCCGGCAGATGGTTCAAAACAATAACCGCCGGTATATGTGAGTAGGCTAAGCTTGCAGTATACTCCAAGTAAGTACCCTATTGGTGCTGGTGTGGAATATTGTTGTAATAAAATGGACTGGCTTGTACGATGTGATAGAATAACTTGCCTGCGATATAAATCAACAATTCTGGTAAATCTCTCATACTGTTCAATTGGCAATGCCGACAATTCCCTGGCATATATGACTATAGCCAATTCTGTCAATTCCTTAATAGTATTTTTATCATCAATACCAAGAGATAAAGCCTTCTTTTCAACTATTCGCTTATTGACAATTTCATTATTGCGCAGGCATGATATTACCCAATCAATATAGTCTTCTCTCATAAAAAAGGAATAATAAGTTATAGGTAGCTTCCTGGGATCGGAAGCCACCTATAACACTTTCTAATGTGAACCTGTATTTGCTAATAATTGCTTTATATCAGTGAGCAGTTGATTTTGCGTATCCTGCTTATTTATCAAACTGGCATGCTGGCTACGTAAGTCATTCAATGTGGCATCCATTGTCGACAACTTATTAGTTTGAGATTTCAACTCATTCAGAATATCAGCGAGGGTAGTCTGAACTTGCCCGGTTATCACTTTAGTATCCGTCAACACACCTGTTAAACTGTCTTGCTTATTTAACAGGCTTTGATCTGTTGTACTGATTACACCCAACTTCTCAACCATGGAAGTAAACATGATGGAATGGGCACTAATCAGGGAGATAATTGCATCTTGCTTCGTCAACAATTCATCCTCTCCGGATTTTATATCAGATACCTTTTCAGCAAGCGATGAAATTTTCACTGTCTGCTCCTTAACTGACAATGTCTGATCCTGCATACTGGTTAGCAGTTGCTGGCCGTTTTCCTTTTCCTCCAATAACCGGTTACCAATAGCGATTAACGCATTTACCTGCAATTGTTGAAAATTGAGATCTATCTGCTGGGTGCTATGCCACAGATTTAGAACCTGTTTAATTTCTATGAGCTGCTCTATTCCCAGCTGCTGCTTATTCAAGGCCAATTCCTCATAACCGTTAGAATAATCAAGCATATGAGCTACCGCATCTCTCAAAGCAGCTATATCAACAATCCCTGACGGTGCCGTCACATCCACCAATTTTATAAACAGATCTCCTAAAGTA is a genomic window of Chitinophaga sp. LS1 containing:
- a CDS encoding strawberry notch-like NTP hydrolase domain-containing protein; its protein translation is MREDYIDWVISCLRNNEIVNKRIVEKKALSLGIDDKNTIKELTELAIVIYARELSALPIEQYERFTRIVDLYRRQVILSHRTSQSILLQQYSTPAPIGYLLGVYCKLSLLTYTGGYCFEPSAGNGLLTIAANPRNVIVNEIDNLRNTNLHAQGFYNVLQQDATIPFKQYAKYFSAVLTNPPFGNLVKPFMVEDYKITSLEHLMAIRALETMKDNGRAAIIIGGNTWWDDLGRVQPISDRIFFNYLYSRFHVDDVINIDGKKLYSRQGTAVNVRLILIDGRKDKPIGATPLFDSENDIVFGDFYELYDRIMKRVKQSQIRKRKENEQRARQLREMLDNDLLGSLEAPYQPASNACVVLDTQVPDSMSFETQSSIDRIRIEVGGDMDNFVRHRLGFNSKMELCNALAAEQIDAVGTAIYNIEAKNQGMIIGDQTGIGKGRIAAAIIRYAIQQNLKPIFLTEKSNLFSDIYRDLLAIGSAHLRPFIVNSKESKTDIKDQDGNVVYQALPVEQQKSIFQRRELPAGYDYVVATYSQFSSPDKKPDKPLFLAEVAQNSIVILDESHNSSGSSNTGAFLQNVVAAAKGVVFLSATFAKRPDNMPIYALKTAIADCTMSKEELVDAISRGGVALQEILSAQLVAEGQMLRRERSFEGVEVNYITLTDQAQEHRAISDNITSILRDIIAFQDLYVNKIVKELDKVAAAEGKETELRKGTSQAGVDNQPYFSKIFQVINQMLFSIKAASVAERAIMRLKEGKKPVIAFSSTMGSFLETLENETGAPVGDGDVINADFAEVLYRGLEGVLRYTEKDVNGKPIYKRFSLEELAPVAASVYYDITDRIKSVATGITISPIDVILKTLKDAGYTVAEVTGRKYELQLNLKTGMGLVTSRRKINTNDAFRQFNNNEVDVLMINQAGSTGASAHAIPTSKVPANLVKQRVMIVLQAELDINREVQKRGRINRTGQILKPIYDYVTSAIPAEMRLMMMLQKKLKSLDANTSSNQKQSTKILDVPDFLNKYGDVLVLEYLKENKEINRVLDNPLGLDENGDGGIEDAAHKVSGRVAVLDTLAQQDFYNEMSTRYNDYVEYLQQVGEYDLEVEAMNLQAETISSRVVKMGKGGDSAFGDDSILETVQANVLKKPFTAIELENLLVESLNGRTSHEIVAELVTGYENNANAKLEQELEEENSRYDDLMSSIPYEKSIRKLAASPEEQMNEINKRRNELLKAKEQKLSMISARAAAAKGYLGRIFNFFYPGRLLNYPIETYSNGSEVVPAVFIGYLLDLRKKNPYLPSQIKLRFAIASSNKYVAIPLSFSKDINAIIGVSNDLRQKDRQDILTDWANFIQQTNVDRRQRNIVTGNLLQAFSEFKGKLVSYTTMNGEIRKGILMPEYWNASEQTKDKVTVPIIKALPLIRSLVRNSHIVTNNGLSFFKQEQQFKIVVGGSLVSGGAIYLDKDLLPLTIGNNFQKTSNKMVAEVAEDKISAFVKVLQDNHGLSVTVDSAQYRQIENQSERISSKRPIELPPPEILVENRSIKVVDMARRRRFENEAMALKLKLLLLAS